The Pelmatolapia mariae isolate MD_Pm_ZW linkage group LG10_11, Pm_UMD_F_2, whole genome shotgun sequence genome includes a region encoding these proteins:
- the flot1b gene encoding flotillin-1b → MFYTCGPNEAMVVSGCGRSPPLMIAGGRVFVLPCIQQIQRITLNTLTLNVKSDKVYTRHGVPISVTGIAQVKIQGQNKEMLAAACQMFMGKSEAEIAQIALETLEGHQRAIIAHLTVEEIYQDRKKFSEQVFKVASSDLVNMGIGVVSYTLKDVHDDQDYLHSLGKARTAQVQKDARIGEAQYKRDAVIKEAHAMQEKVSAQYKNEIEMAKAQRDYELKKAAYDIEVNAKKAESEMAYQLQVAKTKQRIEEEKMQIQVVERTQQITLQEQEITRKEKELEAKVKKPAEAEKYRLEKLAEAQRLQLIMEAEAEAESIRMKGEAEAFAMEAKGRAEAEQMNKKAEAFKQYKEGAMVDMLLEKLPLMAEEISKPLSATQKITMVSSGGADVGASKLAGEVLDIMTKLPNAVEKLTGVDISQAAGKTTRAH, encoded by the exons ATGTTTTACACATGTGGACCCAATGAAGCGATGGTGGTGTCTG GCTGCGGCCGTTCTCCACCTCTAATGATTGCTGGAGGAAGAGTGTTTGTCTTGCCGTGTATTCAACAAATCCAGAG GATCACACTCAACACCCTGACTCTAAATGTGAAGAGTGACAAAGTCTACACCCGCCATGGTGTCCCTATCTCTGTCACTGGCATTGCGCAG GTGAAGATCCAGGGCCAGAACAAGGAGATGTTGGCAGCTGCCTGTCAGATGTTCATGGGAAAGTCTGAGGCTGAGATTGCTCAGATTGCATTGGAGACGCTGGAGGGACACCAGAGAGCCATCATTGCCCACCTGACTGTAGAG gagatcTACCAGGATCGTAAGAAGTTTTCTGAGCAGGTCTTTAAAGTAGCCTCCTCTGACCTGGTCAACATGGGGATTGGTGTCGTCAGCTACACGCTGAAAGATGTTCATGACGATCAG GACTACCTCCACTCGCTGGGTAAAGCCAGAACAGCTCAGGTGCAGAAGGATGCCAGGATTGGAGAGGCTCAATACAAACGAGATGCTGTCATTAAG GAGGCACACGCAATGCAGGAGAAGGTGTCTGCTCAGTACAAGAATGAGATTGAAATGGCGAAAGCCCAGCGAGACTATGAGCTGAAGAAAGCAGCTTATGACATTGAGGTCAATGCCAAGAAGGCCGAGTCAGAAATGGCCTATCAGCTTCAG GTGGCCAAGACCAAGCAGCGCATCGAAGAGGAGAAGATGCAGATTCAAGTGGTGGAGCGTACGCAGCAGATTACTCTGCAGGAGCAGGAGATCACACGCAAGGAGAAGGAGCTGGAGGCCAAGGTTAAGAAACCTGCAGAAGCTGAGAAATACCGACTGGAGAAGTTGGCAGAGGCCCAGCG TCTGCAGCTCATCATGGAAGCTGAGGCTGAGGCAGAGTCCATCAGA ATGAAGGGCGAGGCAGAGGCTTTTGCCATGGAGGCTAAGGGCCGTGCTGAGGCCGAGCAGATGAACAAGAAGGCAGAGGCCTTCAAGCAGTACAAAGAAGGAGCCATGGTGGACATGCTGCTGGAGAAACTGCCTCTG ATGGCAGAGGAAATCAGCAAGCCACTGTCAGCAACACAGAAGATTACCATGGTGTCCAGCGGTGGCGCAGATGTAGGAGCCTCCAAACTTGCTGGAGAAGTGCTGGACATCATGACCAAGCTGCCGAATGCTGTAGAGAAACTCACTGGAGTCGACATCTCCCAG GCTGCAGGGAAAACCACCCGGGCGCATTGA